In the Ascochyta rabiei chromosome 17, complete sequence genome, one interval contains:
- a CDS encoding Phosphoglycerate mutase (2,3-diphosphoglycerate-independent) yields MAKVDQKAVLIVIDGWGVATEQSRKDGDAILAADTPTMDEFAKSGSKTAQGYTELEASSLAVGLPEGLMGNSEVGHLNIGAGRVVWQDSVRIGQTIKNDKLAENENVKKSFQNAIDGNGRLHLCGLVSDGGVHSHIDHLVALLKVAKQMGVPKVFIHFFGDGRDTDPKSSAGYMTDLLKTTKEIGTGEIATIVGRYFIMDRDKRWDRVEIGMKGLVTGEGEESSDPVATIKERYEKGENDEFLKPIIVGGKERRIQDKDTVFFFNYRSDRVREITQLLGDVDRSPKADFPYPADIHLTTMTSYNPKYTFPVAFPPQRMDDVLAETLGKQGVKQCHVAETEKYAHVTFFFNGGVEKQFENEEREMVPSPKVATYDLQPTMSAMAVAEKLCERIQTGKFEFLMNNFAPPDMVGHTGVYKAAIEACTETDKAIKRVYDQCKESGYVLFVTADHGNAEEMLTEEGTPKTSHTLNKVPFVMANAPESWSLKKSDGVLGDVAPTILALMGLSQPESMDGSSLLVKS; encoded by the exons ATGGCCAAGGTCGACCAGAAGGCTGTCCTCATCGTCATTGACGGATGGGGTGTCGCGACTGAGCAGTCGCGCAAGGACGGCGATGCCATTCTCGCTGCCGACACACCGACCATGGATGAGTTCGCAAAGAGCGGCTCTAAGACGGCCCAGGGCTACACGGAGCTCGAGGCCTCGTCCCTTGCCGTCGGTCTTCCAGAAGGCCTCATGGGCAACAGTGAGGTCGGCCACCTGAACATTGGCGCCGGCCGCGTTGTCTGGCAAGACTCTGTTCGCATTGGGCAGACAATCAAGAACGACAAGCTCGCAGAGAACGAGAACGTCAAGAAATCGTTCCAGAATGCCATCGACGGCAATGGCAGGCTTCACTTGTGCGGCCTTGTCTCGGACGGCGGAGTCCACTCCCACATCGACCACCTCGTCGCGCTTCTCAAGGTCGCTAAGCAGATGGGCGTCCCCAAGGTCTTCATCCACTTCTTCGGTGACGGCCGTGACACCGACCCCAAGTCCAGTGCCGGATACATGACGGATCTGCTCAAGACCACCAAGGAGATCGGTACCGGCGAGATCGCCACCATAGTCGGTCGCTACTTCATCATGGACCGCGACAAGAGGTGGGACCGTGTTGAGATCGGTATGAAGGGCCTGGTCActggcgagggcgaggagaGCAGCGACCCCGTAGCCACCATCAAAGAGAGGTACGAGAAGGGCGAGAACGACGAGTTCTTGAAGCCCATCATCGTAGGTGGAAAAGAGCGCAGGATCCAGG ACAAGGACACTGTCTTCTTCTTCAACTACCGCTCCGACCGCGTTCGTGAAATCACCCAGCTCTTGGGCGATGTCGACCGCTCGCCCAAGGCCGACTTCCCTTACCCTGCCGACATCCACCTCACAACCATGACCTCGTACAACCCCAAGTACACGTTCCCCGTCGCCTTCCCCCCACAGCGAATGGACGATGTCCTTGCCGAGACGCTTGGAAAGCAGGGCGTGAAGCAGTGCCACGTTGCTGAGACTGAGAAGTACGCTCACGTCACCTTCTTCTTCAACGGCGGTGTGGAGAAGCAGTTCGAGAACGAGGAGCGTGAGATGGTTCCTTCGCCCAAGGTAGCCACCTATGACCTCCAGCCTACCATGAGCGCCATGGCCGTTGCCGAGAAGCTCTGCGAGAGGATCCAGACCGGCAAGTTTGAGTTCTTGATGAACAACTTCGCACCCCCCGATATGGTTGGCCACACTGGTGTTTACAAGGCAGCCATTGAGGCTTGCACAGAGACCGACAAGGCTATCAAGAGGGTGTACGATCAGTGCAAGGAGAGCGGCTACGTCCTCTTCGTTACTGCTGACCACGG TAACGCCGAAGAGATGCTTACGGAGGAGGGTACTCCTAAGACATCTCACACACTCAACAAGGTTCCATTCGTCATGGCTAACGCGCCCGAGTCCTGGAGCTTGAAGAAGAGTGACGGTGTGCTCGGTGACGTCGCACCTACGATCCTTGCCCTGATGGGTCTCTCTCAGCCTGAGAGCATGGACGGATCCAGCTTGCTCGTCAAGTCGTAG
- a CDS encoding RING-type E3 ubiquitin transferase, with amino-acid sequence MSEVFSIRSAPRPSPFDLGIDYKAAIDWFKVWTTLTNIKAHIKDLCAMEHKPYLDMLYEARVYRMSERPEPLQKLLDDDYTINKILAMLQEAADETKDASADQMTSMTWQARYVLAKLQTTRMRYDPDACNAGLPLLADVDFNGRLDTILNWMKVQLVKVLTELDTLLPGMRYEEVYTLEGPDHDIATVGTLLPDSKLQARQAEMHQTDVLAENWERDHRIRCVLCLEAYTTCDPAFQLTCNHIVGQTCMSAWLNSTNGQATSCPHCKQVLCPPRTRTMISPTDEQIARANTLRIHRDKVGKIAAIALRVVLKAYGLVQAQMVAEHVVSVINAELVCNGVQFRLLSQYVEDLDKLVIGIRRW; translated from the coding sequence ATGTCAGAGGTTTTCTCCATTCGGTCTGCGCCAAGGCCTTCACCTTTTGATCTTGGCATTGACTACAAAGCGGCCATCGACTGGTTCAAGGTCTGGACAACGCTCACCAACATAAAAGCCCATATCAAGGATCTGTGTGCAATGGAACATAAACCGTACCTCGACATGCTATACGAAGCTCGGGTCTACCGAATGTCTGAGCGGCCTGAACCCCTGCAGAAGCTTCTTGACGATGACTACACCATAAACAAGATCCTTGCAATGTTACAAGAAGCTGCAGACGAGACCAAAGATGCATCGGCGGACCAGATGACCTCGATGACTTGGCAAGCTCGATACGTTCTCGCCAAGCTGCAAACAACGCGTATGCGCTATGACCCAGACGCGTGTAATGCCGGACTCCCACTCTTAGCGGATGTCGACTTCAACGGGCGCCTGGATACTATTTTGAACTGGATGAAAGTCCAGCTTGTAAAGGTGCTAACGGAGCTCGATACTCTGCTCCCAGGCATGCGTTATGAAGAGGTCTATACCCTAGAAGGACCAGACCACGACATCGCGACCGTCGGCACTCTTCTTCCTGACTCAAAGCTACAAGCCCGTCAGGCCGAAATGCACCAAACCGACGTGCTTGCCGAGAACTGGGAGCGAGACCACCGCATTCGATGTGTCCTATGCCTCGAGGCCTACACCACGTGCGACCCAGCGTTCCAGCTAACATGCAACCACATCGTCGGTCAGACATGCATGTCTGCATGGCTCAACTCTACAAATGGCCAGGCTACCTCGTGCCCTCACTGCAAGCAAGTCCTCTGTCCGCCGCGTACACGCACGATGATCTCCCCCACTGACGAGCAGATCGCTCGTGCCAACACGCTTCGTATACATCGCGACAAGGTAGGCAAGATTGCAGCAATCGCGCTTCGAGTAGTGCTCAAGGCGTACGGGCTGGTACAGGCACAGATGGTTGCGGAGCACGTTGTGAGTGTGATTAACGCCGAACTCGTTTGCAACGGTGTGCAGTTTCGTCTGCTCAGCCAGTATGTCGAAGACTTAGACAAGCTCGTTATTGGCATTCGACGGTGGTGA
- a CDS encoding Salicylate 1-monooxygenase — translation MASTDSPKKNYNIAVVGGGISGLTLAITLLRYDIPITVYEAAPHFGEIGAGVYLGPNAGRAMELMSSKIHDAFNKVKTGNQWKEREDSWFTIRVGDARKADKEGYVKPGKKVGDALFDVPMKAGGDRGGVYRAAFLDELVKDVPDSVAQFGKRLVDLSNANDNSGDMVLHFADGTTAQHSAVIGCDGIKSKTRPWLLGKDDPASDAQYSGKYAYRGLIPMDKAVDMLGEEVARNSSMFLGYHGHILTFPVQKGKTMNVVAFNSSKTWDNEKWVVTTSKEQMDADFADWGPDVQKIVGAMEKPDIWALFMHPPCKTYYKGRLCLLGDAAHATTPHQGAGAGMCIEDSYILANLINEVNDVGDLERAFKAFDQVRRERTQKNVTTSKEAGMLYDFELHGDDLDKIEESYLSRMQWIWEIDLEDQLEEAKKIFHGQSTKV, via the exons ATGGCCTCAACAGACTCGCCCAAGAAGAACTACAACATCGCCGTTGTTGGTGGCGGCATATCAGGCCTCACCCTCGCCATCACACTCCTGCGGTATGATATACCCATCACCGTGTACGAGGCAGCGCCTCACTTTGGTGAGATAGGTGCTGGTGTCTACTTGGGCCCCAACGCTGGACGAGCGATGGAGCTCATGTCCTCCAAAATTCACGATGCCTTTAACAAAGTCAAAACCGGAAACCAGTggaaagagagagaagacTCATGGTTCACAATTCGCGTCGGTGACGCCCGCAAAGCAGACAAGGAGGGCTATGTCAAGCCAGGCAAAAAGGTGGGCGATGCCCTCTTCGATGTGCCAATGAAGGCTGGCGGCGATCGAGGAGGCGTATACCGAGCAGCGTTCCTGGACGAGCTGGTCAAGGACGTCCCAGATAGCGTGGCTCAGTTCGGCAAGAGGCTTGTCGACTTGAGTAATGCGAATGACAACTCTGGAGACATGGTACTGCACTTTGCGGACGGCACAACAGCACAACATTCTGCCGTCATTGGGTGCGACGGCATCAAGTCGAAGACAAGACCGTGGCTGCTCGGCAAGGACGATCCTGCATCAGACGCCCAGTACTCAGGCAAATACGCCTACCGAGGCTTGATACCCATGGACAAGGCAGTGGACATGCTGGGCGAAGAAGTCGCACGAAACAGCTCCATGTTCCTTGGCTATCATGGCCACATTCTCACATTCCCTGTACAGAAGGGCAAAACGATGAACG TCGTTGCCTTCAATTCAAGCAAAACTTGGGACAATGAGAAATGGGTTGTCACCACGTCCAAAGAGCAAATGGATGCCGATTTTGCCGACTGGGGCCCAGACGTCCAAAAGATTGTAGGTGCCATGGAAAAGCCCGATATATGGGCGCTCTTCATGCATCCGCCTTGCAAGACATACTACAAGGGCCGCCTGTGTCTGCTGGGCGACGCCGCACACGCAACGACTCCCCACCAAGGCGCCGGCGCTGGCATGTGCATCGAGGACTCTTACATTCTCGCGAATCTGATCAACGAGGTAAACGATGTCGGCGATCTGGAACGAGCGTTCAAGGCATTCGACCAGGTCAGGCGAGAGAGAACACAGAAGAACGTCACAACAAGCAAAGAAGCGGGTATGTTGTATGACTTCGAGCTCCACGGCGATGATCTGGACAAGATCGAGGAAAGCTATCTGAGCAGGATGCAGTGGATTTGGGAGATTGATCTGGAAGACCAGTTGGAAGAAGCAAAGAAGATATTCCACGGCCAAAGCACGAAGGTCTAG
- a CDS encoding Pyroglutamyl-peptidase I, protein MPSASYAARQPPAEKGEKPVHVLVTGFGSFLEKYPKNSSWEIASTLPALIPASPGNPTPIQIRVHHEPIRVAYRTVTDLVPKLFSPEPATGPPPDIVLHIGLAASRNFYAIEQGAHGRGYARAADVDGALFQDAEAADLFPSARFPPQLKTGFDTSDVLARWRAFLGFWNPDGSAEVEELPDVRVNPDAGNFLCGFIYYNSLAHYHELNGGEAGGRPVAFMHVPDLTGSEGKLREGWEVAVALIKALVDSRRKVGLRGGHAGEGAKQEDDVKNNTST, encoded by the exons ATGCCAAGCGCTTCTTATGCTGCGCGGCAGCCTCCCGCCGAGAAGGGCGAGAAGCCTGTTCATGTGCTGGTCACTGGCTTTGGC TCCTTCCTCGAGAAATACCCCAAGAACTCATCCTGGGAAATCGCATCCACACTCCCTGCCCTGATACCTGCATCCCCAGGCAACCCAACGCCGATCCAAATCAGAGTCCACCACGAGCCCATCCGCGTCGCATATCGCACCGTCACCGACCTCGTCCCCAAGCTCTTCTCTCCGGAGCCCGCCACCGGCCCGCCTCCAGACATCGTCCTACACATCGGACTCGCCGCATCCCGCAACTTCTACGCCATCGAACAGGGCGCGCACGGCCGCGGCTACGCCCGAGCCGCCGACGTCGACGGCGCCTTATTCCAAGACGCCGAAGCAGCGGACTTATTCCCTTCGGCCCGCTTTCCCCCGCAGCTCAAGACAGGCTTCGACACGTCCGATGTGCTCGCCCGCTGGCGCGCATTCCTGGGCTTCTGGAATCCCGACGGCAGCGCTGAAGTCGAAGAGCTGCCAGACGTGCGCGTGAATCCCGACGCGGGGAATTTTCTGTGCGGGTTCATCTACTACAACAGCCTGGCGCACTACCACGAGCTGAATGGGGGAGAGGCGGGGGGGCGGCCCGTGGCGTTCATGCATGTTCCGGATCTGACGGGGAGCGAGGGGAAGTTGAGGGAGGGATGGGAGGTTGCTGTTGCGTTGATCAAGGCGCTTGTGGATAGCCGGCGAAAGGTTGGGCTTAGAGGTGGTCATGCTGGGGAAGGTGCAAAGCAAGAGGATGATGTGAAGAACAACACTTCGACCTGA
- a CDS encoding Lytic cellulose monooxygenase (C1-hydroxylating) translates to MKFSAVLAVAAASQLASAHTTVWNILVNGKDAGVGNSQGGYIDSPPNNNPVTDVTSSAMTCNVAGVKAAKSIAVKGGDKIAFQWHHDSNQASDDIIASSHKGPIMVYASKAGSSYSWTKIWEDGYTDGKWAVDKLIAGSYTGKAGQHDLTLPNLAPGEYVLRPEINALHEGDRQGGAQFYMECVHIKVEGSGTAVLPAGVSFPGAYKATDPGVLFNIYSGFTSYTAPGPKVWNGASSGSAPAAPAPTKAPAATAKPTATKTTLATVAKPTPTKAAGAAGSAAKWGQCGGIGYTGATACVSGSTCTKQSDYYSQCL, encoded by the coding sequence ATGAAGTTCTCCGCTGTCCTCGCTGTCGCGGCTGCCAGCCAGCTTGCCTCTGCTCACACCACCGTCTGGAACATCCTCGTCAACGGAAAGGATGCCGGTGTCGGTAACTCCCAGGGCGGATACATAGATTCTCCCCCCAACAACAACCCCGTCACCGACGTCACCTCGTCCGCCATGACCTGCAACGTCGCTGGCGTTAAGGCAGCCAAGTCCATCGCCGTCAAGGGTGGTGACAAGATTGCTTTCCAGTGGCACCACGACAGCAACCAGGCCTCTGACGACATCATCGCCTCCAGCCACAAGGGTCCCATCATGGTCTACGCCTCGAAGGCTGGCTCTTCGTACTCGTGGACTAAGATCTGGGAGGATGGCTACACCGACGGCAAGTGGGCTGTTGATAAGCTCATTGCTGGTTCATACACTGGCAAGGCTGGTCAGCACGACCTGACTCTTCCCAACCTCGCTCCCGGCGAGTACGTCCTTCGCCCTGAGATCAACGCCCTCCACGAGGGTGACCGCCAGGGTGGTGCTCAGTTCTACATGGAGTGTGTCCACATCAAGGTTGAGGGCTCCGGCACCGCCGTCCTCCCCGCTGGTGTTTCCTTCCCCGGCGCCTACAAGGCTACCGACCCCGGTGTCCTCTTCAACATCTACTCCGGCTTCACAAGCTACACTGCTCCCGGCCCCAAGGTCTGGAACGGCGCCAGCTCCGGCTCTGCCCCTGCTGCACCCGCCCCCACCAAGGCCCCTGCCGCCACTGCTAAGCCTACCGCCACCAAGACTACCCTTGCTACCGTTGCTAAGCCTACTCCTACCAAGGCTGCCGGTGCTGCTGGCTCCGCCGCCAAGTGGGGCCAGTGCGGCGGTATCGGTTACACCGGCGCCACTGCTTGCGTTTCTGGCTCGACCTGCACCAAGCAGAGCGACTACTACAGCCAGTGCTTGTAG